The following nucleotide sequence is from Solidesulfovibrio carbinolicus.
TGGTCTTTCTCGACGTGCGCATGCCCGACGGCAACGGCCTCGACGCCATCGCCGACATCCGCCGCTCGCCCTCACACCCCGAAGTCATCGTCATCACCGGCTGGGGCGACCCCGACGGGGCCGAGCGGGCCATGCGCCAAGGGGCCTGGGAGTACATCGAAAAACCCCCCACCGTAAAAACCATGACCGCGCCCCTGGTCAGCGCCATGGAACACCGGCGCGGCCGGGCCAGCGCCACCACCGTCTTCCATTTTCCCGGCATCCTCGGCGGCAACCCCGCCCGCACCGCCTGCCTGGAACAGGCCGCCCGGGCCGCCGGCAGCGACGTCAACGTGCTTTTGACCGGGGCCACCGGTTCCGGCAAGGAGCTCTTCGCCCGGGCCATCCACGACAACAGCCCGCGCCACGCCGCCCCCTTCGTGGTGGTGGACTGCGCCGCCCTGCCGGCCACCATCGTCGAAAGCGTGCTTTTTGGATCGGAAAAAGGCGTCTACACCGGCGCGGACCGCCGCCGCGAAGGCGTGCTGCTGCGCGCCCACGGCGGGACGCTGTTTCTCGACGAGGTGGGGGAAATGCCGCTGTCGGTGCAAAAGGCCTTTTTGCGCGTGCTCCAGGAACGCCGGCTGCGGCCGGTCGGCGCGCTGGAAGAAGTCCCCTGCCGCTTCCGACTGGTGGCCGCCACCAACCAGGATCTGGAATCCCTGGTCAGGCAGGGGCTTTTCCGCGAAGATCTGCTCTTTCGCCTCCAGGGCGTGGGCATCGAGCTGCCGCCCCTGGCCGGACACCCGGACGACATCCTGGAACTGGCCGCCCACTTCGCCGCCGAAGCCGCCAAGCGCCAGGAGCTGACGCCCAAACCGCTGTCGGACGACTTTTCCCGGGCGCTTTTGGCCTATCCCTGGCCCGGCAACATCCGGGAGCTCAAAAACACCCTGGAAGGTTGCCTGGCCCTGGCCCAGGCCGACGACGCCCTGCTCCCCAT
It contains:
- a CDS encoding sigma-54-dependent transcriptional regulator, which gives rise to MGNVLIIDDDQTIRDALARVVDRLGHTPTLASTLAEGLLRAGKDDVDVVFLDVRMPDGNGLDAIADIRRSPSHPEVIVITGWGDPDGAERAMRQGAWEYIEKPPTVKTMTAPLVSAMEHRRGRASATTVFHFPGILGGNPARTACLEQAARAAGSDVNVLLTGATGSGKELFARAIHDNSPRHAAPFVVVDCAALPATIVESVLFGSEKGVYTGADRRREGVLLRAHGGTLFLDEVGEMPLSVQKAFLRVLQERRLRPVGALEEVPCRFRLVAATNQDLESLVRQGLFREDLLFRLQGVGIELPPLAGHPDDILELAAHFAAEAAKRQELTPKPLSDDFSRALLAYPWPGNIRELKNTLEGCLALAQADDALLPIHLPLHIRVLAARNRVVGRGAAAAPPPTEPILSDLPAAALPTFRDYRDGREARYLRELAARHGGDIGRMLDVSGLSRSRLYALLKKYAIPAARA